A DNA window from Solanum lycopersicum chromosome 3, SLM_r2.1 contains the following coding sequences:
- the LOC138347547 gene encoding uncharacterized protein, with translation MELVHYANRIVPTIEKDILEYVNAGNKLLAILIANYKFSVTGHGYVATVDLKRRTCTCRIFNFDKIPCPHAMTALQSQHGADFGNQIYVYSSPYYSVEKYIRTYCQEIHLVPREDSWIAPLDIIHREIPPQYVDPSKPGRRTYKRRRGVGESFPIRKNMFSARRDFGHKKTTCPNRNAP, from the coding sequence ATGGAACTGGTGCACTATGCAAATAGAATTGTTCCTACAATTGAAAAAGACATATTAGAGTATGTCAACGCGGGCAATAAGTTGTTGGCCATTCTTATCGCTAACTACAAGTTCAGTGTCACTGGTCATGGATATGTTGCTACTGTGGATCTAAAAAGAAGAACTTGTACTTGTAGAATTTTCAACTTCGACAAAATACCTTGTCCACATGCCATGACAGCGCTTCAATCCCAACACGGGGCCGACTTTGGAAATCAGATTTACGTGTACTCCTCTCCATATTATTCGGTGGAAAAATACATAAGGACATATTGTCAGGAAATTCACTTGGTGCCACGTGAAGATTCTTGGATTGCCCCTTTGGATATCATACATAGAGAAATACCTCCTCAATATGTTGATCCAAGTAAACCCGGAAGAAGGACATATAAGAGACGACGTGGAGTTGGTGAATCATTtccaataagaaaaaatatgttttccGCACGTAGGGACTTTGGCCACAAAAAAACTACATGCCCAAATCGAAATGCCCCATAA